In Mesorhizobium sp. J428, the genomic window CGGCGACGAAGCGCTGGCGGAAACCGGTTGAAGCGGGTTGGGCAGGCATGGGCTTGGTTCCGTTGCTGTGGGTGGCCGGTCAGGGCGCCGGGGTCATGAAATTGGGCAGCCAGAGCGTCACGGCAGGCACCAGCGCGATGAGTGCGAGCAGACCGATGCAGATGAAGAACATCGGTATGACCTCCTTGCTGACAGCTCCGAGCGACTGGCCCGAGATGGCGCAGACGACGAACAGGCAGACCCCGACGGGCGGCGTGACCATGCCGATCACGACGTTCAGCGTGACCATGACGCCGAACTGGACGAGGTTCATGTCGATCACCTCGGCCACCTTGAGCAGAATCGGCATGGTGACGATCATCACCGAGATCGGCTCCAGGAACTTGCCGAGGATCAGCAGCATGATGTTGATCATCAGCAGGATCACCAGCTTGTTGTCGCTGATCGAGAGCAGCTGGTTGGCGAACGTGGTCGGCACCTGCTCGATGGTCAGCGCGAAGGCGACGATCGAGGCCATGGCCAGGATGAACAGCAGGCCGGAGGTGGCGATCGCGGTCGAGATCAGCGACTGCCAGACCTTGTCGAAGGTCAGTTCGCGGTTGAACAGGCCGACCGCAAGCGAATAGGCGACAGCGACCGCGGCCGATTCCGTGACGGTGAAGACGCCGGTCTTGACGCCGCCGACGATGATGACGGGCAGCATGAGCGCCGGGATCGCCGCCCACAGGGCCTTCCAGCGCTCGTTCCACGGCACGCGCGGCATGCTGGGATAGTCGTTGCGCACGGCCTTCCACCAAGCATAGGCGAGCAGCGACACGCCGAGGATCAGGCCCGGCACCACGCCGGCGATGAACATTTGGCCGATCGATGCGCCGGAGAGCACGCCAAACACGATCATGGTGATCGACGGCGGAATGAGCGGATCGATCACGGAGCTCATCGCCACGAGTGCTGCGCCATAGGCCTTCGGAATGCCCTGCTTGGCCATGGCCGGGATCATGAACGAGCCGATCGCGGACGCCTGCGCGATCGCGCTGCCGGAAATGCCGGCGAACAAGGTGGAGGCCAGGACGGTCACCAGCGAGAGACCGCCCTTGAAGTGCCCGACCAGCGCGTTGGCGAAGCCGATCATGCGGCCAGACAGACCGCCCGAGTTCATCAGGCTCCCGGCCAGCAGGAACAGCGGGATCGTCAGCAGCACGAACTGATCGACGCCCTGCAGCATGCGCTGAGGCAGCGCCATGACCAGCGCACCATTGCCGGTCAGATAGAGATAGAGCAGGCCGCCGGTGCCGAGCGCCAGCGAGATCGGGATGCCGAGAACGAGGAAGGTGGCGAAGATTCCGAGGAACGGGATCATGATATGCTCTCCGCGTTCACTGGAACCGAGACGGGGCGGCCGGTCGCCACGCACCATGTGTCGTAGGCGAGCCGTCCGAGGAAATGGACAAGGAGAAGCGCGCAGCCGAGCGGCACGGCGACGTAGATCCAGAACACCGGCACCCGCAATTCATCGCCGGTCAGCGACATCCAGATGAAGTCGATCGCGGGGATCATCTGAGCGCCGAAGCGGAGCGCATGGCCGATGCCGGACTGGATGATCATGTAAAGAAAGATCGTCACCGGAATCGCGGTGACGAGCCGTATCGTCATGTAGACCCACGGT contains:
- a CDS encoding TRAP transporter large permease produces the protein MIPFLGIFATFLVLGIPISLALGTGGLLYLYLTGNGALVMALPQRMLQGVDQFVLLTIPLFLLAGSLMNSGGLSGRMIGFANALVGHFKGGLSLVTVLASTLFAGISGSAIAQASAIGSFMIPAMAKQGIPKAYGAALVAMSSVIDPLIPPSITMIVFGVLSGASIGQMFIAGVVPGLILGVSLLAYAWWKAVRNDYPSMPRVPWNERWKALWAAIPALMLPVIIVGGVKTGVFTVTESAAVAVAYSLAVGLFNRELTFDKVWQSLISTAIATSGLLFILAMASIVAFALTIEQVPTTFANQLLSISDNKLVILLMINIMLLILGKFLEPISVMIVTMPILLKVAEVIDMNLVQFGVMVTLNVVIGMVTPPVGVCLFVVCAISGQSLGAVSKEVIPMFFICIGLLALIALVPAVTLWLPNFMTPAP
- a CDS encoding TRAP transporter small permease, yielding MTTTHSVPTTLFSGYERVIKFLAGASMGVIVTIMVVQVIARYIFNSSLIWAEELCRYILLWQTFLFIGYAYHRGEMVVLDLFSTRVSPWVYMTIRLVTAIPVTIFLYMIIQSGIGHALRFGAQMIPAIDFIWMSLTGDELRVPVFWIYVAVPLGCALLLVHFLGRLAYDTWCVATGRPVSVPVNAESIS